In the Apodemus sylvaticus chromosome 3, mApoSyl1.1, whole genome shotgun sequence genome, GCTTTGATGTGCAATGTATTAAATACTGCACGAGATAAATTAGGAAATAAATATTATGCCTTGTGTGTATTACAAGGTCTGTGTTTGGTGGAACTGGAGTCATCATAAATAATTGTTTCAAATGAAGGACAAGAGTCatttgttgggctggagagatggctcagtggttaagagtactgactactctttcagaggtcctgagttcaattcccaacaaacacacggtgactcccaaccatctgatgccctcttctggtgtgtctgaagacagctacagtgtactcatattagtaaaataaataaatgaatcttaaaagagTCATTTGTTACCTAGAGTTCATTGTCTAGGGGTGGGGCCTTGTGACACTTCCACATTCTAACTTAGTATAACTTTTGGAGTTGttcttgttcaggtcttgtttaggcaacctTATTGTTGAGCTAtcatgggtgtagcttccctgtcatttctggAGACACAGTCTCAGAACAGACTTCTTGCTCCTCTGACTCTTATAATCTCTTTCCCCTCTTCAGCAATGCTCCCTGAGTCTTAGGTGCAGAAGCTATACTACAATAGTGGCATTCATATCCTAGTGGTAACCAAAAGCTATCTAGTTGGCCTTAAAAGCAGACCAACAGGAGGACAATTGTGCCTGGTATTAGAAaactggggggcaggggggagggacTCTGCTGAGTGTTGGTGATTCAGAGATGCTGGATCTGTCTGAAATGGCAGAGGTGGAGGAAACTCTCAAGAGGCTTCAGAGCCAGAAAGGAGTGCAAGGCATTATCGTGGTGAACACAGAAGGCATTCCCATCAAGAGCACAATGGACAATCCCACCACTACACAGTATGCCAACCTCATGCACAACTTCATCTTAAAGGTGCAGAGCACCGTGCATGAGATTGGCCCCCAGAATGACCCAAACTTACTTCGAATTCACTctaagaaaagtgaaattatggTGGCATCAAATAAAGACTATTTCCTGATTGTGATTCACACTCCAACGAAATAATCCACTGTCTTGACTTCCTGTGTTATTCCTTAATTTAATGTATTCCAAGAATAATAGTGTTTAATCATGTCAGAGAGCACACAGTGGTCGTCTGAGAACCTATGTAGACCATTCCATCAATCAAGGGTAACTCTGCCCACCCCACCAAGGAGTGCCTCTGATGACCCAGTCAGTCCCGAGGAAAGCTCAGGTCTCATTGCTAGGCTTTGGAATAAGAGTTCATGATAAGGCCACACCCAGATTTCTTCTAACCTTCAGTTCAGTTTGTCCCCTTTGGAAAGCTGTCCCCTTGAAAAgctgattttgatttttaaactaaaaattaCTTCAAGCCAAAAAAATCTTGGGCTAATGATGCCACGAATCTTAAAGGACAATTATTGCCACTTTACTGGACCAGCAAGtttcctaactgcattctaaaactTGCCCTCATGCCCACAGAGAAGTATAGCTCTCACCCAGATCAGAGAAGCTCTTCTTTACAGAAACCATAATGGTGGTCATCATGCAGAGTTCGATTAGACATGGGGTGCCCAGGCAGGTAGGAAGTGGAAGATGCCCTGAGTGAGTGGAGACCCTGAGTGCGTGTGTATTATTGACATGGACAGGGCCATATTGAGGACTCCACGGCCTTCAGACCATGGGGAACTGGCAAAGCTGTTCCCTGTATGAGTTCAGCTTCATAAAGAAAAGCTTTTCTCTGTCCAAGTATGAATGCATATGGGTGACTGATTAATTTGTACAAAAACTTGCAACTGCAGCTTCCTCCTCCAGGACATTTACAGCCAGAGACTGCTCACCTACAGGAACCTCCCACCCAGACTCTTAGCATTTCCTTCTGTGCTATAACAAAGAAACACAATGTTTCAGGTTGCTGGTGGTCACAGGTGCTTTCCATTAGAGCGCACCCCCTACCTGGTCCTAGTTTTTCTGCATACCTGTCTGTCCTATCTTCGTTTCCTTACTGTTACTTGTCAGGGTTCCAGGACCTACATCATTCCATGACACAGTCCCAATGTGTACATCAACAAGATAACTCCTTTTACATTTATAAGTTTCATATTAGAATAGAAACAATGTCACAAAATACATCACCCTTGCCATAACATAACAAATAGGTGGGTGAGTACTCAAGGAGTTGGCTACTTTCTAGTGGTTTCCATTTTATTCCAGTGTATTCCCTTTTATTCCccctctctatctgtctgtctgtctatccatccgtctatctatctatctatctatctatctatctatctatctatctatctacctatctaagATATCTATATCTTAAGTCAGGGTGTGTTTGACCTATATCACAAGcagggaggacagagagggagggagggaagaagggagggagggacacacacacacacacacacacacacacacacacacacagagagagagagagagagagagagagagagagagagagagagagagagagaagaggagaagagtcTGGTGCAAAAGAATTGAAAGAGCTCATTTTCTTCCACCCCTAGTCTAATCTTGTTATTGCTTTGACATTATTATATTGCTTGGAGGTACAATTTCTGAGAAATAAACTGATTGTATTTGGAGCTTTGATTTTATATGTCTGGAGAGACTTCTCTTTACAACCTGGTGGCCTACTGGCTGGCTTCTTTGAGGGAAACCTTCACTCATGGCCAGGTTCCACATGCTCTTTCTGTTTACCTTAGAGTTTTGTTATTTCTTAAGCAGCAGATTACCAGCTGTCCCTATGTAGTGTTAGTGAGACTGAATTACTCTGCGTGACAGATAAAGTCAACTTGGGCACtgatgataaataacttcagtagAGCATGGTTAGATTGCTCATGGCATTTTAACATAGCACAGAAATCCCCGCTGACACTGCTGCCAACCATAGAATTCCAGAAGTGTCTGAGCAGTTCAGTCCCAGGAGCAATCAGGCTGCTGCTGTGTATGCTCCCAAGGAGTCAGGCAGTGTCTGGTCTGTGTCACAGGCAGGGGGACAGAATGCTCCTGCAGAATGATGCACTGGAGATGGAAAGGGTTTAGAGTTAGCCTGATTGGCATTTCAACTGCTTTTTCAGCTAGTTATAcaacggcggcggcggcggcggcagcggcggggGCTCTCTTTCTCCTaatctcagtttccttatctctAAAATAGCATCTATAGTTTCATAGGATCAAGTGAGATGGTACATGAATCAAGGCACCTGGAACACAGGAGGCTCTTAGTTTACTCTCCAATCAATGAGTTTATAACACTGGACACGTTGGCCTTCTGTTTAACATCAACAAGGGATAAGCTTTTAGTAATTACTGGTAGTAATTTTTAATTCTTGCTTTTTGGTTACACAAGTGCAGAATTTAAGAATGGACTTGACGTTGATTTTAATTAACTGAGTATATATGGATTACTTTTATAAGCTCAGATTGAGATGAAGCCAAAAGTACAGTTCTACTCATAGGTATGAAGGGTAGTTAGCGGGACAACTCAAAACATGGCTGACACATCGTGTTCATGGAGAAGAGGAAGGCGTCCATCTTGGAAGGGCCAGAGCAGGGGATAGGCACTGCCTTTTGAAAGGCTTTGGAAGGGAAagcagagaagtggaggagtgtgtTTCTATTGTTCATGGATGGCATAGCAAGAAGGCATGTTCTGGTGTGGATGGTTCTGGTGGGCAGAGGGGAGCAAACATAATAGAATAACTCTTGACCAGGTAGGAGAGGATTCTGAGCTTCCTCAGAAAGAAGTCATAGCTATAGCAAGATTtcagacaaaataaaattcaaaataagaatTTTCTTCTCTATTAGGCTGACTGTGCTGTAGCAGTTTTGTAAAGGCTGATAAATcattccatgcaaatcttcacaGATAATGAAAATCAGGCCAGCTGAGGACAAATGAAATAAGAAATTGGAGGCACGAAGCTCACCAGTGAACTCTTGAGTTTCACTGAAATTACTAAGAAATATAATCATCATTTGCTTGCAGTATTCATTCTATAGACACTGCCAAAGGGGCAGAGGTTCCTGTATTCAACTGCACCTCCCAGAAGTCTAGAAGGTAGCAAGAAAGCCTAAAGATTATTAGTTAAGTCCAGTCTACTAGAAGACTTTACAGTTCCTAAGAGAAGCTGCCGTGCAGTCTCTCCACAGAAACTtggattttattttgagaatagtGTTCTCTCTTCTCTAGCAGATGCGAGACATGCTGAGTCCACCCAGGGCAGTACCCTTGCTGTCTGGCATCTATTGAGTGCTAGTTTCTATGTGCTGTCACTGTTCTAAAGACTTTGCTAGCTTTAGCTTATTTAAACCTCCATATGCTGCTAACACAGTCCTGGGTGGATGCAGTAGCATACACTTCAGATCTGGATACTCAGGCttagacaggaggatcacaagttccagGGCCCCCTAGACAACAAGGAgatgccttgttttgtttttgtttgttttttgtttttgtaagaacAAACAAAGGAAGCATTCCTCAAACCTTACTCATAGCACCCCTGGCATTATGCTCATTTTACCAGTGTAACAGCCAAGACCTTGAGAAGTTAGACTAGTCAGAATTTGAACCCCGTGGTCAGCACTCAAAGTGTGAACTCATTAGACTGAGTCATCTTGAGGTCACTAGTGTTTGTCCGGGTCTCCATCAGCTCTccagatgtgtgccactactggATTACTACAGGATCCAGTGGAACACTGGATCCCTGTCGCTGAAGGGAAGAACAGGGCTGGGGTGAAATGTTCTTGCAGGATATTCTTTAGGTGTCTTCTTGGGATGTATATCTACTATCTACCCCTTCATAAAGCAATGGATGCAAATCCAGATACCTGAGGCAACATTTGGGAACCAAAACCCAATCTTTTAATAATAGCCAAATTACTAAAATATACAATTATTCTTCGGATGTGAAAGAACTCCTTGAGAAAGAGACCATCTACACAAAAGCAAGTGACACTGTTTCTTATCTCATCTCACTCTGTGAGTAGAGGTCCCTACTTTGGAGCAATCAGAGAATCATGTGAGACTAGTCTTTCATCCAAAAGAGGCATCTCCAGAATTCTACCACTAAGAAGTTCCTCgtctgctccctcctccctcctcacagCAACAGATTATTTTATGTCAAAGTTTTctttggccaggaatttgaagaccATCTCCATGTAAGTTATGACCCATAAGAACAAAGACCGATCAGACAATATTTACTGAGTAGCCCCAAATATTCTGGGTAAATCTGCGGCTGACACCATTCCTGGAGCAGGGGTTGGGGAGGCAGCACAGAATATGAGGCCTCCCCACAGAAGGAAAGAATACCATCTTCATAGAAGAGAGTTTTAGAACTTTGCCTCAGGCACTATGTGTACCCGATGTTATGGAGCTAGTGATATCCAAGACTGTTTTCTatctttaatcttattttatcttGAGTTAGGATCTCATGCGGTTCAGATTGgtttcaaacttgctatgtagctgagatgGCCTTAAATTTCTCCTTTTCATACCTCTAGATCTctaatgctaggattatagtGACCTGTAACACTCAGCTCTCTATGCTTAAACTTTAAAATTGCCAAATGTGCATTACCTTTTATTAAAGAATAGTTTagagtattatatatatatatcctacttACTACACAGCAAAAATGTAATATCACTATGATTTTGATAGTATAGTTGGAAGTTCGTATCACATGATCCACTCTTTATTTTGCaccttattatttctttttaaaagcaacGATAACTCTTGATAAATTATTAATCACATAAATTTCCCCAGTATGTCTCACACTGTAAAActgaatgtaatattttaaaatctaaatatttttcCCATGAAAgctttcattattctttttttaaaaaaaaaacaactcagttTATTATATGCAGATTCTTCTGCACTGCTGCTAACAGTTGACTGgtcaaaaattattaaaatacttaaaaattatacactatataaacaaaacaaataaggcaGTATTGTTCTTTGTACATATATTTTAGTGCAGATTATTAGGAATTTAAGGAATATGTACAATTTTACATAAACTGCATTTTCttaatgcaaatatatatatatagtctttttacagaaacaaaaaatgtCACTAATGACACAGAATACTACTATACTGTAGATATGCCACaacattcatttttcttattGGAAGTTTATGAGTTGGCTCCTggtcttatattttaaatgagagATGACTTATTGGTAAATTCAGTGAGTGCATTAGcgacttttctgtttctgtgccacaacaccataaccaaaaaccACTTATGAAGGAGAGATTTTATTGAGACTATAGTTCTAGAGGGGAAGTTCATAACGGCCGGGGAAGCGTAGCCTAAGGCAGCCAGAGAAAGAAGTTGAGAGACCACATCTTCAACCATGCAAAGGAGGAGGAAATAGCAAACCGGAAGTGCAGCGAGGCGATACACTCTAAACACGCCATTGCAGAGATGGGCATCCTTCAGCAAGACTCACCTCCTAGAGGTTCCAGAACCTCTGCAGACAGCACTGTCGACAAGAGGCCAAGCTGAACCCATAGGGGACATTTCTCATCCAGACTACCACAGTCTGTCATAGACTCGTATGTCATAGCAGCCATGTGTGAGCACGTTAGACAGTGGACAGGCATGAATCTTGCACTTATTTTATCCCAAAAGACTTCCTACCCTACAGACAACACAGAGCTTACTTGCTTATTATCTATTGTGTAAACTCTAGGAATCAAAGCAAGCAATGCTGCTCCCACAGAAAACGTTGGTGTAATGACTAGGTTATTTAATTACGTTATGGTACTAACCTTTCATTTTTCTATCACATTTCAGTTGTATTGTCTACTTGGCTTGTGATGTGGGAGGCattaatttagttttatcatttgAACCAATCATTATCTGTTGCCCAGCATCAGGATATCTATGGTTGGCCCTGAATGAGCTAAACCTGACTTTTCCAGAGAGATCACCCTTCTCTCCATTCTGAACCTTTCTCTCCCCACCCAGCACCCGACCAATAGCCTCCTGCTCAGGGGGACACTCCATTGCTTCTGTGGCTATGTTTGGAAGAAATCTGCATTTCCCTGGATTGTCTTCAGACACGGAGCCCTTCCCTTCTCCAAGAGAGACACCCTACTGCATCTTTTACAAGATAAAAACATTCACACATGAGAAGGGAAGAATCAAGACCTGGAGTCTTTCTTTAAAGATTCTAGAGCATTTCTCTCCTGATAACAATTTGATTCaagatgaagtaaaaaaaaaaaatctaaatatgaTCCCAGGGACAAAGAAAACTTTCTGAAAGAGATTTCCAAATCATATTAGAACATGTCACAgtgtgttattttcttttaaaaattataatggcatacatttaaaaatatatccagaAAAAATATCACAATGGGGCATTTTTCTAGAGCTAAAAGATCGTGTGGCCGTTGTTACAGAAGCAAACTTTTCACAGTATGGTAGTTTACATTTCTCAGGCTCTAGAATCTAgccatctttcttttctattttcttctgatatgaataaataatttttaaaatttttattaaatttggaACAAATTTAACAAAATGGAACATTATTGACAAACATTTTTGGAAGTGATAGTAACACAAAATACAtctttaattgttattttttaaatatttttaaaacattcaaagtttatttttcctGAGCTAGTCCACAACAATTAAGCACAAATAAGGGTTTAGGTGGTAGAATCTTCTTATAGTCATAGAATTGGGTTCCTGAAAAACATCTAGGTTTTAGCAAAATGGTTTCCAAAGCTAGTTTTATAGGAAACTAGTAGAGATGAGGAGAAGTCTGTAAAACATATGTCAGAAACCTACTAAGTAGAAATTCTGAAAGACTCTTGAAATTTTtcacatttcatatttttatataacaaaTTGTTCCAAAAGAACAGACATTTATCATCTCACTTTCTATGGGCTTAAAATCATCAGTAGCTTAACTGTACGTGCTTGGAGGTCAAAAGACCACAGTCTAGGCTGGGCCCCAGAGGACGTAGAGGCCTAGGCCTGGTCTGGCCTTGTATcttgaacatttattttcatgCCTTTTTACACAGCCTGTGGGCAGGAGGTTTCAGTTTCTTTATGTGGTTTCCCCAAAGGGCTGCTGTGGCTGCTCATTTGGTAGCTGCTTTGGCCAGAACAAAAGATCTGAGCAGGAGTGAAGGTACAGCCTCTTGACTCTGTGCTGATCTTTGGGGTCACTCATTTTCCCAGTTTTTCTATGCATGAGAAGCAAGTTATGAAAGGGGAGGAATATTTGGGTTTCACCCTttgaaagaaggaatattaatGAGTGTatgaacagattttaaaaagtcCAACTTTCTGACATAAACTCGATTTATTGCTTTTAAGGATACGGGTCCTTCTCACAGGTCCCCATGCTAATCCTCAAACACTGTAAGGCAAATGTGTCTTCAagatttgtttgttcatttattttaccttttactgcaagtagattttttttcttacataatattATCCTGGTTACagttcccttcccccactcctcagtccctccccacctcctctctcatcCGAATCAAACCTGTTTTCTgtctctcagaaaacaagccTGGCCTCCAGGTTTTAAGACAGGAAAACTTAGGTCTGGTAGTTTCAAAATCAGTCCTTTTCTGGTTGGAGCATTTATTAGTCATAGCTGAGGATCATGCACCTGCTGGCAGTTCCAACACACCATCAAGATGCACCAGGACGTGTTTGTGAGGGTAGGATAGGAACTGCCCCACCTATCCTCACCTGCCTTGGTACAAGAACCCTCTGCTTGCCCTTCTGCCTGTGGGAACCATGATGGTCAGGAAGGGGCTGAGTCATGCTGCCTTTTTCTTGTAATTGCAACAGTTGAAATGACTATTACATTGTTTAGGGAAATAAACTAAAATTTTTGCTAGAGAAACATAAAGTCACATCATTCCAGTACCATGACTGGCTAAATGAAAGTTGAaggattatattttgtttttgttttctgtctggcATCATTTGGTAACAGCCTTCCTGTATCTCCAGGCTTCATGTTTACCACTTTATTGGCTCCTTAATGGCCCCCGGGATGATATAGCACGGGTTATATAACATTACTTAATGTTAGCTATTTGTATTGTTTCTGACTTTTCCTTCCACTTTCACAAGTAATGTTGCTATAAACATCCCAGGACAGATCTTTTCCTTTGCCAACATTTCAATCTTTTCCTTAGGGTAAAGTTTTCAAAATTAGATTATGTAGTCAAAAAATGTTcaccacttcttcttcttcttgttcttcttgttcttgttcttgttcttgttcttgttcttcttcttgttcttcttcttcttcttgttcttcttcttcttcttcttgttcttcttcttcttcttcttcttcttcttcttcttcttcttcttcttcttcttcttcttcttcttcttctttgtcttctttaaaaaaacaactcttttttattaaaaaatttcaaatacacacaaaaatagaATAACGTAACAAACTCAGAGTACTTATCCTCCTATCTTCAAAATTACAAACTCATGCCTGTTTTTGTTCATTTACAGCTGTATAAACTGTTGCCCAACTTTATCTTCCAACCTGGATTATTTTAAAGCAAATCGTagacatctgtaatctcagatgTGATCATGTAAGGGGTTAGTATTGCATATCTCACTGACCTGCAGACATtcaaatgaatttttaatcttacaacTGAACATGATGTGATTGCTCAAAGaatgaaacataaaaacaattGGACTCCATCAAGTCAAGAATTCTGCTCTGTGATAGACACTCCTAAAATAACAAAGATTTAAAATTTCTTACTAGGAGAAGTACACAGATAACTCTATTGTTTGTAAATACACATGCTATATAAAGAGCCACAAACTCAAagtgaaaacaaaagagaaacaatacCTTGAATTTAATTAGAAAATGAGACAATGCTGTAGGATGCATAGATTGTAAATAAGCCTGCAGAAAGATACACAAACTCCCTGCAGAAAGATGCACAAACTCCCTGCAGAAAGATGCACAAACTCCCTGCAGAAAGATGCACAAACTCCCTGCAGAAAGATGCACAAACTCCCTGCAGAAAGATGCACAAACTCCCTGCAGAAAGATGCACAAACTCTCTGCAGAAAGATGCACAAACTCCCTGCAGAAAGATGCACAAACTCCCTGCAGAAAGATACACAAACTCCCTGCAGAAAGATGCACAAACTCCCTGCAGAAAGATGCACAAACTCCCTGCAGAAAGATGCACAAACTCCCTGCCATTACAGATCAAGCCATATACCATGGAAGACATATTTGAACAACTGAAAATAGAAGCAGCACTAAATGGGGGTACAGTTTACTGCTAAGTAGGTCAGGTGACACCTACTGCTTTGAGAGAAACCCGAACAAGTTTATACACCTTTACTGTGTAGTCTGGCAACCCCTGCTGTGTGTTTACAAGATAGACATAAAGACTCAACACTGTAGAAAAGTCTACTCCCAGCAGCTTTCGTTATAAGAGCTACCAGGCCTCTTTTACTGGGTACAAGGACAGTGGTACATCCATGCTGTGGAATACCATTcgacaacaaaaagaagcaaaccatTTGTACTTGTTACAACTTAGATGTATTTCATCTCATCGTGCTGAGTGAAGAAAGCCTGGCTCAGAAGATCAGACATTTTGTGGTGCCCTTACAATTTTGGAAGTGACATGAAGAGCTACATGAAAGAGATTTTAGTGAAATAATCATTTCTTGAATGCTATGGTCATGGCCAGGATTAGCCATGTTTACACGAGACAGATAAGTAAGAGACCCACACGTGCTGTGGCGTGTTGCCCTCCTGCCTTAGCACTGCACTGTACTTATGCTGAGACTCTTTTAGTGTCAAGGAATCACAGCTCTTTTCTGAATGGTATTCACAGCAACTAGCGTTTCATGattactatgctcatagcagccctatttataatagccagaagctggaaagaagtaaggtgtccctcaacggaggaatggatacagaaaatgtggtatatttacacaatggagtactattcagccattaaaaattaattcatgaaattcttagacaaatggatggatctggagaacatcatcctaagtgaggtaacccagtctccaaagaacacacatggtatgtactcactgataagtggatattagcctagaagcttggaatacccaagacacaatttacatatcaaatgatgcccaagaagaaggaaggagaggcccctggtcctggaaaggctcagtgcagcagtgtaggggaataccaggacagggaagtgggaaggggtggttgggggaacagggggagggaagagggcttatgggacttttggggaggggtaatccaggaaaggggaaatcatttgaaatgtaaattaaaatatattgaataaaaataaataaataagtaaataaataaaactgaaaggtTAGAATTCAAAGATGGCTATTTTACTCCTATTTTAACAGAACCATCACATGTGGCTTTCCTTGTCTTTTAAATACTATTTGAATCTCGGCCTTCTGGAAGTTGCTTGAGGACATTGTTCCTTGGTGAACTAGCTTAGGGGATGCTGGGTGGGTCCCTCAGAGTTTCTGATAATTCTATTCAGAGCTTCTCTCACTCAGGGTGTTTTCTGAGTAAACATGactgaaataatgaaaaaaatggttcttttctcttttgttgatGCTGTTCTCTTTAGGATGACAACCAGAGCGGCAATCATTCCTCC is a window encoding:
- the LOC127679853 gene encoding dynein light chain roadblock-type 1-like, with the translated sequence MAEVEETLKRLQSQKGVQGIIVVNTEGIPIKSTMDNPTTTQYANLMHNFILKVQSTVHEIGPQNDPNLLRIHSKKSEIMVASNKDYFLIVIHTPTK